In Sphingomonas sp. SORGH_AS_0950, the following are encoded in one genomic region:
- a CDS encoding Fur family transcriptional regulator, translating into MAHAHQHQEPEGADLAVAAKATLERAGEQWTSMRASVFEALAGFEKPASAYDIADAMSKAQGRRVAANSVYRILDLFVGANLARRVESANAYVANAHPDCLHDCIFLVCDKCGQTMHIDDDHLTGAVRDAARGAGFRPERPVIEVRGRCADCAKD; encoded by the coding sequence ATGGCGCATGCGCATCAACATCAGGAACCCGAAGGCGCCGATCTGGCCGTCGCCGCGAAAGCCACGCTGGAACGCGCGGGCGAACAATGGACGTCGATGCGCGCCAGCGTGTTCGAGGCACTGGCCGGGTTCGAAAAGCCCGCCAGCGCCTATGACATCGCCGATGCCATGTCGAAGGCGCAGGGGCGGCGGGTCGCCGCGAACAGCGTCTATCGCATCCTCGACCTGTTCGTCGGCGCCAATCTCGCCCGCCGGGTGGAAAGCGCCAACGCCTATGTCGCCAATGCGCATCCCGACTGCCTGCACGACTGCATCTTCCTGGTGTGCGACAAATGCGGGCAGACGATGCATATCGACGACGATCACCTGACCGGCGCGGTGCGCGATGCGGCGCGCGGCGCGGGGTTCCGCCCCGAGCGTCCGGTGATCGAGGTGCGCGGTCGCTGCGCGGACTGCGCCAAGGACTGA
- the dxs gene encoding 1-deoxy-D-xylulose-5-phosphate synthase: protein MADIPQTPLLDTVHTPDDLRRLAPEQLRQLADELRTETISAVGTTGGHLGSGLGVVELTVALHYVFDTPADRLVWDVGHQCYPHKILTGRRERIRTIRQGGGLSGFTKRTESEYDPFGAAHSSTSISAALGFAVANKLAGTPGKGIAVIGDGAMSAGMAYEAMNNAEQAGNRLIVILNDNDMSIAPPVGGLSAYLSRMVSSREFLGVRDVLKKLAKRFPRPIQKAARKTDEFARGMTMGGTLFEELGFYYVGPIDGHNLDHLIPVLENVRDAEEGPILIHVVTKKGKGYAPAEAAADKYHGVQKFDVITGAQAKAPPGPPAYQNVFGEALAREAATDPTICAITAAMPSGTGLDKFAVTYPDRFFDVGIAEQHAVTFAAGLAAQGMRPFCAIYSTFLQRAYDQVVHDVAIQNLPVRFAIDRAGLVGADGATHAGSFDVTYLASLPNMVVMAAADEAELVHMVHTCVHHDSGPIAVRYPRGNGVGVALPETPERLEIGKGRVVREGKKVAILSLGTRLAEALRAADTLEAKGLSTSVADLRFAKPLDEALIRRMLTTHEVAVTIEENAIGGLGAHVLTMASDEGLIDGGLKLRTMRLPDIFQDQDKPEVQYAQAGLDADAIVETVLKALRHNSTHVTEGARA from the coding sequence ATGGCAGATATTCCTCAGACCCCGTTGCTTGACACGGTCCACACTCCCGACGATCTGCGTCGACTGGCTCCCGAACAGTTGCGACAACTCGCCGACGAGCTGCGAACCGAGACGATTTCGGCGGTGGGCACGACCGGCGGGCATCTCGGCTCGGGGCTGGGCGTGGTCGAGCTGACGGTCGCGCTCCATTATGTGTTCGATACGCCCGCCGACCGGCTGGTGTGGGACGTCGGGCACCAATGCTATCCGCACAAGATCCTGACCGGGCGGCGAGAGCGTATCCGCACCATCCGCCAGGGTGGTGGCCTGTCGGGTTTCACCAAGCGGACCGAGAGCGAATATGATCCGTTCGGCGCGGCGCACAGCTCGACCTCGATCTCGGCGGCGCTGGGCTTTGCGGTGGCGAACAAGCTGGCGGGAACGCCGGGCAAGGGCATCGCGGTGATCGGCGACGGCGCGATGTCGGCGGGCATGGCCTATGAGGCGATGAACAATGCCGAGCAGGCGGGCAATCGCCTGATCGTCATCCTGAACGACAACGACATGTCGATCGCGCCGCCCGTCGGCGGCCTGTCGGCTTATCTGTCGCGCATGGTGTCGAGCCGCGAGTTCCTGGGCGTGCGTGACGTGCTCAAGAAGCTCGCCAAGCGTTTCCCGCGTCCCATCCAGAAGGCGGCGCGCAAGACCGACGAATTCGCGCGCGGCATGACCATGGGCGGCACGCTGTTCGAGGAGCTGGGCTTCTACTATGTCGGCCCGATCGACGGTCATAATCTCGACCACCTGATCCCGGTGCTGGAGAATGTCCGCGACGCCGAGGAAGGCCCGATCCTGATCCATGTCGTCACCAAGAAGGGCAAGGGCTATGCCCCGGCCGAGGCGGCGGCGGACAAATATCACGGCGTCCAGAAGTTCGACGTCATCACCGGCGCCCAGGCCAAGGCGCCGCCGGGACCGCCCGCCTATCAGAACGTCTTCGGCGAGGCGCTGGCCCGCGAGGCGGCGACCGATCCGACCATCTGCGCGATCACCGCGGCCATGCCGTCAGGCACCGGGCTGGACAAGTTCGCCGTTACCTATCCCGACCGCTTCTTCGATGTCGGCATCGCCGAACAGCATGCGGTGACCTTCGCGGCGGGACTGGCGGCGCAGGGGATGCGGCCCTTCTGCGCCATCTATTCGACCTTCCTCCAGCGCGCCTATGACCAGGTGGTCCATGACGTCGCGATCCAGAACCTGCCGGTCCGCTTCGCGATCGACCGGGCCGGACTGGTCGGGGCGGACGGGGCGACCCATGCGGGGTCGTTCGACGTCACCTATCTCGCCAGCCTGCCCAACATGGTCGTGATGGCCGCCGCCGACGAGGCGGAGCTGGTCCATATGGTCCATACCTGCGTCCATCACGACAGCGGCCCGATCGCGGTCCGCTATCCGCGCGGCAATGGCGTCGGCGTGGCGCTGCCCGAGACGCCCGAACGGCTGGAAATCGGCAAGGGCCGCGTGGTGCGCGAGGGCAAGAAGGTCGCGATCCTGTCGCTCGGCACCCGTTTGGCCGAGGCGCTGCGCGCCGCCGACACGCTGGAGGCCAAGGGGCTGTCGACCTCGGTCGCCGACCTGCGCTTCGCCAAGCCGCTCGACGAGGCGCTGATCCGCCGGATGCTGACCACGCATGAGGTGGCGGTGACGATCGAGGAGAATGCGATCGGTGGCTTGGGCGCGCATGTCCTGACCATGGCATCGGACGAGGGGCTGATCGACGGCGGTCTGAAGCTGCGCACCATGCGCCTGCCCGATATCTTCCAGGATCAGGACAAGCCCGAGGTGCAATATGCGCAGGCCGGGCTCGACGCCGATGCGATCGTCGAGACGGTGCTGAAGGCGCTGCGCCACAACAGCACCCATGTCACCGAAGGCGCGCGGGCGTGA
- a CDS encoding GNAT family N-acetyltransferase — MFTFRWAEPKDLEPIAVLMDRAIATLQHGFLSPAEIRASRSVMGLDTQLVADGTYLLAECEGRLAGCGGWSRRATLYGGDHSLGLRDAALLDPATQPARIRAMYTDPDFVRRGLGRAILARCEEAARAAGFRSVEMMATLAGEPLYRACGYAVIAPVRSAPVEGVTVPLIRMEKWL, encoded by the coding sequence ATGTTTACCTTTCGCTGGGCCGAACCCAAGGACCTCGAACCCATTGCGGTCCTGATGGACCGCGCCATCGCAACGCTTCAGCACGGATTTCTTTCCCCGGCCGAAATCCGCGCCAGCCGCTCGGTCATGGGACTCGACACGCAATTGGTCGCCGACGGCACCTATCTGCTGGCCGAATGCGAGGGGCGGCTGGCGGGATGTGGCGGATGGAGCCGCCGCGCGACGCTTTATGGCGGCGACCACAGCCTGGGCCTGCGCGACGCCGCGCTGCTCGATCCGGCGACCCAGCCCGCGCGTATCCGCGCGATGTACACCGATCCCGATTTCGTTCGTCGGGGCCTGGGTCGGGCGATCCTGGCGCGGTGCGAGGAGGCCGCGCGGGCGGCGGGCTTCCGCTCGGTGGAGATGATGGCGACGCTGGCCGGCGAACCGCTCTACCGCGCCTGCGGCTATGCGGTGATCGCGCCCGTCCGGTCCGCACCGGTCGAGGGGGTCACGGTGCCGCTGATCCGCATGGAAAAATGGCTGTAA